The Glycine soja cultivar W05 chromosome 8, ASM419377v2, whole genome shotgun sequence genome has a window encoding:
- the LOC114424056 gene encoding protein FAR1-RELATED SEQUENCE 5-like codes for MMLLNSMKAVGMGTPQIFGSIANQCGGYDRVGYRIKDMYNQTGRQQRLKNVDGKLALKCLSSLSVNDPLMFFHHTIDDENRLQHLFWRDGTMQMNYPMFSDVLAFDATYRNNKYECPLVVFYDVNHHNKTMVFGVAIVSNETKEIHVWLLEKLLEAMKGKPPMFVITNGDLAMRNSIRKVFPNAYNCLCA; via the coding sequence atgatgttgttgaATAGTATGAAAGCAGTTGGAATGGGAACCCCACAAATTTTTGGTTCTATTGCAAATCAATGTGGAGGCTATGATAGGGTGGGATATCGTATCAAGGACATGTATAACCAAACTGGAAGACAACAAAGGTTGAAAAATGTGGATGGTAAATTAGCATTGAAATGTTTGAGTAGTTTGAGTGTGAATGACCCTTTAATGTTCTTCCATCACACAATTGATGATGAGAATAGACTACAACACTTGTTTTGGCGTGATGGCACAATGCAAATGAATTATCCCATGTTTAGTGATGTTTTGGCATTTGATGCCACATATAGAAATAATAAGTATGAATGCCCTCTAGTTGTATTTTATGATGTTAACCATCATAATAAGACAATGGTGTTTGGTGTTGCAATTGTTTCTAATGAAACTAAGGAAATACATGTCTGGCTCCTTGAAAAACTTTTAGAAGCTATGAAAGGGAAACCCCCAATGTTTGTCATCACAAATGGAGATCTTGCAATGAGGAATTCAATTAGAAAAGTGTTTCCTAATGCTTATAATTGTTTGTGTGCATGA
- the LOC114422849 gene encoding F-box/kelch-repeat protein At3g23880-like, whose product MAAAASPVLPQELIVEILSWLPVKPLMRFRCVSKAWYSLIFHPSFIKLHLQRLPKNTHVLLTFDNYECVTCFTPCSIRRLLENPSSTVIDGCHRFKYYNFVFGVCNGLVCLFDSSHKDGFEEYRIRIWNPATRIMSEDFPRLRLHSNDCKVVNYRRACEYTKFGFGYDDLSDTYKVVVILLYGKSQQREVRVRCLGDPCWRKILTCPAFPILKQQLCGQFVDDTVNWLALRRPGSDYQWETVAINELVIFSYDLKKETYGYVLMPDGLSEVPVVEPCLGVLKGCLCLSHDQRRTHFVVWLTREFGVERSWTRLLNVSYEHFRNHGCPPYYRFVTPLCMSENEDVLLLANDEGSEFVFYNLRDNRIDRIQDFDSYKFSFLSHDYVPSLVLPYKN is encoded by the coding sequence ATGGCTGCTGCTGCTTCTCCAGTTCTCCCTCAGGAACTCATAGTCGAAATCCTGTCATGGCTTCCAGTGAAGCCTCTAATGCGATTCAGGTGCGTTTCCAAGGCTTGGTATTCCCTCATTTTCCACCCTTCATTCATCAAATTGCACCTTCAAAGGCTACCCAAGAACACCCATGTCCTGTTAACTTTCGATAATTACGAATGCGTAACCTGTTTCACACCCTGCTCTATTCGCCGTTTACTTGAGAACCCATCATCCACTGTCATCGATGGTTGCCACCGATTCAAGTACTACAACTTCGTCTTCGGTGTCTGCAATGGGTTGGTttgcttgtttgattcttctcacAAAGATGGATTCGAAGAATACCGCATCCGGATTTGGAACCCGGCCACAAGGATCATGTCCGAAGATTTTCCGCGCTTACGTCTCCATTCAAACGATTGTAAAGTTGTGAATTATCGTCGTGCTTGTGAGTACACAAAGTTTGGGTTTGGATATGATGATTTGAGTGACACTTATAAGGTTGTGGTAATTCTCTTGTATGGTAAATCACAGCAAAGGGAGGTTAGAGTTCGCTGCTTGGGTGACCCTTGTTGGAGAAAGATTTTAACTTGCCCTGCTTTTCCCATTCTAAAACAACAACTTTGTGGACAATTTGTGGATGACACTGTTAACTGGCTAGCGCTTCGCAGGCCAGGTTCTGATTACCAATGGGAAACCGTTGCTATCAATGAGTTAGTGATTTTTTCGTATGATCTGAAGAAAGAGACATATGGATATGTGTTGATGCCTGATGGTCTTTCTGAAGTTCCTGTTGTTGAGCCTTGTCTTGGGGTTTTGAAGGGTTGCCTGTGTCTTTCTCATGATCAGAGAAGAACCCATTTTGTTGTTTGGCTGACGAGGGAATTTGGAGTTGAAAGGTCTTGGACTCGATTACTGAATgtaagttatgaacattttcgTAATCATGGCTGTCCACCTTATTATAGATTTGTGACACCTTTGTGTATGTCTGAAAACGAAGACGTTCTGTTGCTGGCAAACGATGAAGGTTCTgagtttgttttttataatcTGAGAGATAATAGAATAGACCGAATTCAAGATTTTGATTCCTACAAGTTTTCATTTCTCTCTCATGATTATGTTCCAAGCTTGGTTTTGCCATATAAAAATTAA